The following proteins are co-located in the Mus caroli chromosome 7, CAROLI_EIJ_v1.1, whole genome shotgun sequence genome:
- the LOC110299485 gene encoding SIGLEC family-like protein 1, whose translation MGPPHPQLEPARLLNSFCSVEKILQCSCSFHGIPTPSVHWWMDGVPVDVNSGHGHFQVTSTTLGPWDNSTLSLARDPEMGTVLLCEGKNQHGIHGLSILLMSRRGPLAPQIFLEALLRGVVYAAMAITLLFLCLLPFIVKLLRTKQAKKCAQMREQKNSVAETDQGSHLKSREPRKSRTKLPSEEQL comes from the exons ATGGGCCCACCACATCCACAGCTCG AACCTGCCAGACTTCTTAACTCCTTCTGCTCTGTGGAGAAGATATTGCAGTGCAGTTGTTCCTTCCATGGGATCCCCACTCCTTCTGTGCATTGGTGGATGGACGGTGTTCCTGTGGATGTGAACAGTGGACATGGCCACTTCCAGGTGACCTCTACCACACTTGGTCCCTGGGACAACAGCACCCTCAGCCTGGCCAGGGACCCAGAAATGGGCACAGTTCTTCTCTGTGAGGGGAAGAACCAACATGGAATCCATGGTCTGAGCATCCTTCTGATGTCAA GAAGGGGCCCTTTGGCTCCCCAGATTTTCCTGGAAGCTCTGCTACGGGGTGTTGTCTATGCAGCCATGGCAATCACACTactttttctctgcctcctccccttcaT AGTGAAACTTCTCAGGACAAAGCAGGCAAAGAAGTGTGCACAGATGAGAGAACAGAAGAACTCTGTGGCTGAAACAGACCAGGGATCCCATTTGAAGTCCAGGGAGCCTAGGAAATCCAGAACTAAGCTACCCTCTGAGGAGCAGCTCTAG